The Anopheles coluzzii chromosome 2, AcolN3, whole genome shotgun sequence genome window below encodes:
- the LOC120947564 gene encoding beta-1,3-glucan-binding protein-like isoform X1 gives MRSFFDRRTIPLLVIIVGLSAALIAVCIDAYAGDDDEVERPSVPDGEAPLACDRASVTTASGTLVKRSAFCPGDLIFEDNFDRLDLERWQHEVTLAGGGNWEFQYYLNSRRNSFVKDGIFFIRPTLLADETGEEFLSSGNLNVHGGTPYDFCTNPSNYGCERQGSPTNYLNPIKSARVRTVNSFNFRYGKVEIRAKIPTGDWLWPALWLMPKINQYGTWPSSGEIDLMESRGNLDYSVNGNQLGVEHVGTTLHFGPQWDLNGYEMATAVKNSPKGQGFNKGFHRYQLEWTPEFMRFSVDDEQVMQVEGNFWELGRFDERRPGVQNPWVTGGKMAPFDQEFYIIMNLAVGGTNGFFPDVPPAVNANGNKPWSNNSPTALRDFWLGRSDWLPTWKLQENDSAEASFQVDYVRVWAL, from the exons ATGAGGTCCTTTTTCGACCGCAGAACCATCCCGCTGCTGGTGATTATAGTGGGACTGTCGGCGGCCCTGattgccgtttgcatcgatgcGTACGCcggtgacgacgacgaggtCGAGCGTCCCTCCGTGCCCGATGGTGAGGCACCGCTCGCGTGTGATCGTGCCTCGGTAACGACGGCCAGCGGTACGCTGGTGAAGCGCAGTGCCTTCTGTCCCGGCGATCTTATCTTTGAGGACAATTTCGACCGGCTGGATCTGGAGCGGTGGCAGCACGAGGTTACGcttgccggtggtggt AACTGGGAGTTCCAGTACTACCTGAACAGTCGCCGGAATTCCTTCGTCAAGGATGGCATCTTCTTCATCCGGCCAACGCTGCTTGCCGACGAAACGGGAGAAGAGTTCCTTTCGAGTGGCAATCTGAACGTTCACGGTGGCACACCGTACGATTT CTGCACGAACCCCTCTAACTATGGCTGCGAGCGCCAGGGCAGTCCAACGAACTACCTCAACCCGATCAAGAGTGCCCGCGTGCGCACGGTGAACTCGTTCAACTTCCGGTACGGCAAGGTGGAAATCCGTGCCAAAATCCCGACCGGTGACTGGCTGTGGCCGGCGCTGTGGCTCATGCCGAAGATTAACCAGTACGGTACCTGGCCCAGCTCGGGTGAGATCGATCTGATGGAAAGCCGCGGCAATCTTGACTACAGCGTGAACGGTAATCAGCTCGGCGTGGAGCACGTCGGCACGACGCTACACTTTGGCCCGCAGTGGGACCTGAACGGGTACGAAATGGCAACGGCGGTGAAGAACTCCCCGAAGGGGCAAGGTTTCAACAAGGGCTTCCATCGCTACCAGCTCGAGTGGACACCCGAGTTCATGCGCTTCTCGGTGGACGATGAGCAGGTGATGCAGGTGGAGGGCAACTTCTGGGAGCTGGGTCGCTTCGACGAGCGTAGACCGGGCGTGCAGAACCCGTGGGTGACGGGCGGTAAGATGGCACCGTTCGATCAGGAGTTCTACATCATCATGAACCTGGCGGTCGGCGGAACGAACGGATTCTTCCCCGATGTGCCGCCGGCAGTGAACGCCAACGGCAACAAGCCGTGGTCGAACAACTCGCCCACCGCACTGCGCGACTTCTGGCTGGGCCGCTCGGACTGGCTGCCCACGTGGAAGCTGCAGGAGAACGACAGTGCTGAAGCTTCGTTCCAGGTGGACTATGTGCGCGTGTGGGCACTGTAG